From the genome of Acidobacteriota bacterium, one region includes:
- a CDS encoding GlsB/YeaQ/YmgE family stress response membrane protein produces the protein MSIIAMIVSGLIIGVIAKLLMPGRDPGGFIITILLGIAGMFLGSYLGRALGFYKEGEPAGWIVSILAALILLALYHLIFRRRG, from the coding sequence ATGAGTATTATTGCGATGATTGTGTCGGGTCTGATCATTGGCGTGATTGCCAAGCTATTGATGCCCGGCCGCGATCCAGGCGGATTCATCATCACCATTTTGCTGGGTATTGCCGGTATGTTCCTGGGCAGCTACCTTGGGCGAGCGCTCGGCTTCTACAAGGAGGGCGAGCCTGCCGGATGGATCGTGTCAATACTCGCAGCATTAATCTTACTGGCGCTGTATCACCTGATTTTCCGCCGCCGCGGATAG
- a CDS encoding RNA-binding protein has translation MSAKLFVGNLSFETTSDEIRDLFSEVGPVESCQVITDRDTGRSKGFGFVEMNSKAEATSAKAKFDGQELHGRALKVDEAKPKTDSRNNGGGGYGSRY, from the coding sequence ATGTCAGCTAAATTGTTTGTTGGTAATCTCTCATTCGAGACTACCAGTGATGAAATCCGTGACCTCTTCAGCGAAGTGGGCCCGGTAGAATCGTGCCAGGTAATAACAGACCGAGATACGGGCCGCTCGAAGGGCTTCGGCTTCGTCGAAATGAATTCGAAGGCGGAAGCCACCTCGGCTAAAGCGAAGTTCGACGGGCAAGAACTCCATGGGCGCGCGCTCAAGGTAGATGAAGCGAAACCGAAGACCGACAGCCGTAACAATGGCGGCGGCGGCTACGGCTCGCGCTACTAA
- a CDS encoding endonuclease III: MKREVPNDIPHIPESIPYIIQNLEAVYGAPKLERGLDPLDVLIGTILSQSTTNVNSYRAFENLKHRFPTWEAARRARVTSIEAAIRSGGLARQKSGRIKQLLNEIHQRRRSLDLSFLRTAPLEEAKQFLGSFKGVGPKTVACTLLFACNRAVFPIDTHIFRIARRLGLIPESCSDEEAHRLMGGMIPPKRYYEVHVNLIRHGRQVCRPSDPLCGHCCLVDYCEYYQGLTKLLIGKKSV; encoded by the coding sequence ATGAAGCGCGAAGTCCCGAACGATATTCCCCATATTCCAGAGTCGATCCCGTACATCATTCAGAATCTTGAAGCGGTCTACGGCGCGCCGAAGCTTGAGCGCGGGCTTGATCCGCTTGATGTGCTCATTGGGACGATACTCTCGCAATCGACAACCAACGTTAACAGCTATCGCGCCTTCGAGAACTTGAAGCACAGGTTTCCTACGTGGGAGGCGGCTAGGCGAGCGCGCGTCACCTCTATCGAAGCCGCGATAAGATCCGGCGGACTTGCCAGACAGAAGTCGGGCCGGATCAAACAGTTGCTTAATGAAATTCACCAGCGCCGCCGGTCGCTCGATCTGTCTTTTCTAAGAACCGCGCCGCTCGAAGAAGCCAAGCAGTTTCTCGGCAGCTTCAAAGGCGTCGGACCGAAGACCGTCGCTTGCACTCTGCTGTTCGCTTGCAACCGCGCGGTGTTTCCCATTGACACTCACATCTTTCGCATCGCTCGAAGGCTTGGGTTGATTCCTGAAAGCTGTTCGGATGAAGAGGCTCATCGACTGATGGGCGGAATGATTCCCCCGAAGCGCTACTACGAAGTGCACGTCAACCTGATTCGACATGGCCGTCAAGTCTGCCGCCCGAGCGATCCTCTCTGCGGGCACTGCTGTCTGGTTGACTACTGCGAGTACTACCAGGGTTTAACCAAACTATTGATTGGCAAGAAATCCGTGTGA
- a CDS encoding shikimate kinase has translation MIATSNSLSDDSPIFLVGFMGAGKTTVGRALARHLRYDFSDLDELIEKQAGKSIQAIFAELGESGFRRIEREAIQSCSEMVRAVIALGGGAYVSAENRTSLRAIGKTVWLDCPLEVCLRRIGGDRSRPLLGDEAQMKTLLEQRSSAYEKADYVVHAAELSPDELAAEIAEIVRTHLAE, from the coding sequence ATGATCGCTACGAGCAATTCTCTGTCAGACGACTCGCCGATTTTTCTAGTCGGCTTCATGGGCGCTGGCAAGACCACCGTCGGGCGCGCGCTCGCCCGACACCTCCGATACGACTTCTCCGATCTCGACGAGCTTATTGAAAAACAGGCCGGCAAATCGATTCAAGCAATCTTTGCCGAGCTTGGCGAGTCAGGGTTTCGCCGCATCGAACGCGAAGCGATTCAGTCTTGCAGCGAGATGGTTCGCGCGGTGATCGCGCTCGGCGGCGGCGCTTATGTCTCAGCAGAGAACCGGACCTCGTTGCGCGCGATTGGGAAGACCGTCTGGCTCGATTGCCCGCTCGAGGTTTGCCTGCGAAGAATCGGCGGGGACCGTTCGCGTCCGCTGCTTGGTGATGAAGCTCAAATGAAAACGCTTCTCGAACAACGGAGCTCTGCGTACGAGAAAGCGGACTACGTTGTCCATGCGGCGGAACTCTCTCCTGATGAACTCGCTGCTGAGATAGCGGAAATAGTCCGCACTCATCTCGCTGAGTGA
- the aroA gene encoding 3-phosphoshikimate 1-carboxyvinyltransferase — MSRSMRINGPTRVNGSLKMPGDKSISHRIVMLASIASGLSRITGLASSADCKATLECVRRLGVRVETAGSELVVHGEGLFGYRPLAARAHLNAANSGSTIRMLTGLLAGQRFTSTIDGDASLRRRPMARIIEPLSLMGARIEATDGSFAPLAIHGRKLKAIDYASLVASAQVKTCVLFAGLLADGRTTFSEPSQSRNHTELMLKRFGAHFERDSSSGSLSVEGLHELNPVDYHVPGDVSSAAFIIAAATILPGSEALIPDVNLNPTRSAFIDVLNELGANIKAQNVREQDNEVVGDLAVTGRELRSARRGTLLSGAIIPNIIDEIPILAVVATQVEGRVEVRDAAELRIKESDRIRTVADGIRALGGKIEEFDDGFAVTGPQRLTGGWVETSGDHRIAMAFAIAGLVAKGTTEIVDADCASVSFPKFYESLAMLTSPGTVAPAPIE, encoded by the coding sequence ATGTCAAGATCGATGAGAATCAACGGGCCAACGCGGGTCAACGGCTCGCTGAAGATGCCCGGCGACAAGTCCATCTCACATCGAATCGTGATGCTTGCTTCAATCGCAAGCGGCCTATCCAGAATCACCGGACTGGCCTCCAGCGCCGATTGCAAGGCGACGCTTGAATGCGTTCGCAGGCTCGGAGTGCGAGTTGAAACCGCCGGCTCGGAACTCGTGGTTCATGGCGAAGGACTCTTCGGCTACCGGCCGCTTGCCGCCCGCGCCCATCTCAACGCCGCCAACTCAGGTTCAACGATACGAATGCTCACCGGGCTGCTCGCCGGACAGCGGTTCACCTCAACGATCGATGGCGACGCCAGCCTGCGCCGCCGGCCAATGGCACGGATCATCGAGCCGCTCAGCTTGATGGGCGCGCGCATCGAAGCCACAGACGGGAGCTTCGCACCGCTTGCAATACACGGCAGAAAGCTCAAAGCGATCGATTACGCCAGCCTGGTCGCAAGCGCTCAGGTAAAAACGTGCGTGCTGTTTGCAGGGCTGCTGGCCGATGGCCGGACTACTTTCTCCGAGCCGAGTCAGTCGCGCAATCACACCGAGCTCATGCTGAAAAGATTCGGCGCACACTTTGAACGCGACTCATCCAGCGGCTCGTTGAGCGTGGAAGGACTGCACGAATTGAATCCGGTCGACTATCATGTGCCCGGCGACGTGTCTTCCGCGGCTTTCATCATTGCCGCCGCAACGATATTGCCTGGCTCTGAAGCCCTGATTCCAGACGTGAACCTCAATCCTACTCGCTCGGCTTTCATCGACGTGCTGAATGAGCTCGGCGCCAACATCAAAGCGCAGAATGTTCGAGAACAAGATAACGAGGTGGTTGGCGATCTTGCTGTCACTGGCCGAGAGCTAAGAAGCGCACGGCGCGGCACACTTCTCTCGGGCGCGATCATTCCCAATATCATTGATGAGATTCCTATCCTTGCCGTCGTCGCCACTCAGGTCGAAGGGCGAGTCGAGGTCCGCGATGCCGCGGAATTGCGCATCAAGGAAAGCGACCGCATAAGAACCGTCGCCGATGGCATAAGGGCGCTTGGCGGCAAGATCGAAGAGTTCGACGACGGCTTCGCCGTAACCGGCCCACAGCGGCTGACTGGCGGTTGGGTTGAGACTTCCGGCGATCATCGAATCGCCATGGCGTTCGCGATCGCCGGCTTGGTAGCGAAAGGAACAACCGAGATCGTCGACGCCGACTGCGCCAGCGTTTCGTTCCCGAAGTTCTATGAGTCGCTCGCGATGCTGACCTCGCCAGGCACCGTCGCGCCGGCCCCGATTGAGTGA
- a CDS encoding ATP-binding protein, translated as MTETIELSIDSKLEFVDLVASVTKSVTTKMGFDEDDASWIELAVHEAVINAIMHGNKSAAEKQVDVRFVTEQEGLTVFVRDYGEGFDPALLPDPTNSDNLLNPSGRGIFYMRTFMDEVEHSIHPEGGSVVRMRKVKRSS; from the coding sequence ATGACAGAGACCATCGAGCTTTCAATCGACAGCAAACTCGAGTTCGTTGATTTGGTCGCGTCGGTCACCAAGAGCGTTACGACTAAGATGGGGTTTGACGAGGATGACGCAAGCTGGATCGAGCTTGCGGTGCATGAGGCGGTCATCAACGCTATAATGCACGGGAACAAAAGCGCCGCCGAAAAGCAAGTGGATGTTCGGTTTGTCACCGAACAGGAGGGGCTAACGGTTTTCGTCAGGGATTATGGGGAAGGGTTCGACCCGGCGCTGTTGCCCGATCCCACGAACTCCGATAATCTGCTTAACCCGAGTGGCCGCGGGATCTTTTATATGCGCACTTTTATGGACGAGGTCGAGCATTCGATTCATCCAGAAGGCGGAAGCGTCGTGCGGATGAGAAAGGTCAAACGCTCATCTTAA
- a CDS encoding STAS domain-containing protein, with translation MANLNIKDRQAGDVTILDLSGKITIGEGSVQLREAVRRLLDEGKKKILLNLGDVSYVDSSGIGELVSSYTTTNHNGGQLKLLNQTKKIHDLLTITKLLTVFESFDDEAKAVATFK, from the coding sequence ATGGCTAATCTGAATATCAAAGACCGCCAGGCGGGCGATGTCACGATACTCGATCTTTCTGGCAAGATAACGATCGGAGAGGGCAGCGTGCAGCTACGCGAGGCCGTCCGCCGCCTGCTCGATGAAGGTAAGAAGAAGATATTGCTTAACCTCGGCGACGTGTCGTACGTGGATAGCTCAGGAATAGGCGAGCTGGTCAGTTCTTATACGACGACGAACCATAACGGCGGCCAGTTGAAGCTGTTGAATCAGACCAAGAAGATTCACGATCTCCTGACCATCACCAAGCTTTTGACCGTGTTTGAATCGTTCGACGATGAGGCAAAGGCGGTCGCGACTTTCAAGTAG
- a CDS encoding caspase family protein produces MPIKLHVLAILCALLAMPAGAQQSRQDPKTWAVVIGISKYQKLPGGQQLQFADRDAISFAEALEKRGVSAQTLKLLTGSEATAAAIKSAIGNWLARSVSESDTVLIFFSGHGLFERDFGEAYLLAYDSDPKEPYSTALSVSELSQALSRRVRSGRVLVIADAVRRDFFDPESDASSATLFGQAFDQLTASRPGVSAIIASGPGEFSREGQRWGGRGVFTKHLADVLFDGADRNGNVAVTTGELFELLKARVADDTSGKQHPWRSGSGLAHLGGARPQQPVQQPVQTRADRESAARTAPLNPASPLETGDEKKVSEAPAQAAPKPTPSQPPKQVAEIKLQRELPVEPKRTEKARANDEKAEPAQSVSEKKLEPPLRSVNEKKPEPPIASGETQSGKKSEINSPRVGREIANSNATPKPVAASSNDAPKPAQPAPTKPSPPRDSTPPKTETVRGTQAGPATAPPVELARSDVAVAEIAAAPKPPVTPPSTGAVSSDRAANRPETFSSSVPTIRPEAAPSPLVLQLETAIASKNLIEPKNASAWDFYQQMTSDPAAAADVARLKPLLSEALAVQGRAIVSGDVRGDNISDKVDDFKRAGQMLARARALAPDNRDVSALEKLSAAEALIALQFFDEAERALGQLQSTKLAAVENALGLALQGKLDTFRAERAFKRAIELDPKWAAPHYNLAMLYSSQQNQASLAEFESAASLDSGNVTLVSALGDEYFARQQWKQSAEAFRKAIALKPSDDNLHTKLGHALYSQGLQEEANREYQKARELRAKQP; encoded by the coding sequence ATGCCGATCAAGCTCCACGTGCTTGCGATACTTTGCGCGCTGCTGGCAATGCCGGCCGGCGCGCAGCAGTCCAGGCAAGACCCTAAGACCTGGGCCGTCGTCATCGGCATCTCCAAGTATCAGAAGCTTCCCGGCGGCCAACAGCTTCAGTTTGCCGATCGTGACGCCATATCCTTCGCCGAGGCTCTCGAGAAGAGAGGAGTGAGCGCGCAAACCCTGAAGCTGTTGACCGGCAGTGAAGCGACCGCTGCCGCCATCAAGTCAGCGATCGGTAACTGGCTCGCGCGGTCGGTTTCTGAGTCGGACACGGTTCTAATATTCTTCTCGGGCCACGGACTGTTCGAGCGCGACTTCGGCGAAGCTTATTTGCTCGCTTACGACTCTGATCCGAAGGAACCTTACAGCACCGCGTTGTCGGTCAGCGAACTCAGCCAGGCGCTCAGTCGCAGAGTTCGCTCAGGACGCGTGCTTGTTATAGCCGACGCGGTGCGGCGTGACTTCTTCGATCCTGAATCCGACGCCAGTTCAGCGACCTTGTTTGGACAGGCTTTTGATCAGCTTACCGCTTCCCGCCCGGGAGTGTCGGCGATCATCGCGAGCGGGCCCGGCGAGTTTTCTCGCGAAGGACAGCGATGGGGCGGGCGCGGCGTGTTCACCAAGCACCTCGCCGATGTGTTGTTCGACGGGGCCGATAGGAACGGCAACGTAGCCGTTACGACTGGCGAGCTTTTCGAGCTTCTGAAAGCGCGTGTAGCAGATGATACCTCTGGCAAGCAGCATCCGTGGCGCAGCGGAAGCGGCCTTGCTCATCTTGGCGGGGCTCGCCCCCAGCAACCTGTTCAGCAACCCGTTCAGACAAGAGCTGACCGGGAATCCGCCGCCAGAACGGCCCCGCTCAATCCAGCTTCGCCGCTGGAGACGGGAGACGAAAAGAAAGTGTCAGAGGCTCCAGCCCAGGCTGCACCGAAACCGACTCCGAGCCAACCCCCTAAACAAGTCGCTGAGATAAAGCTACAGCGCGAGTTGCCGGTTGAACCAAAGCGGACTGAAAAGGCGCGGGCAAACGATGAGAAAGCTGAGCCGGCGCAGAGTGTGAGCGAAAAGAAGCTGGAGCCTCCATTGCGTTCTGTGAACGAGAAGAAACCTGAACCGCCGATTGCCTCTGGTGAAACGCAGTCCGGAAAGAAGTCGGAGATCAACTCACCCAGAGTTGGCCGCGAAATCGCGAATTCCAACGCAACGCCAAAGCCCGTAGCGGCTTCAAGCAACGACGCGCCAAAGCCCGCGCAGCCCGCGCCAACCAAACCTTCGCCACCCCGAGATTCAACTCCGCCCAAAACTGAAACCGTTCGCGGAACCCAGGCAGGACCTGCGACGGCGCCGCCCGTCGAACTTGCCCGGTCCGACGTCGCAGTTGCCGAGATAGCCGCGGCGCCAAAACCACCGGTCACTCCACCAAGCACCGGCGCTGTTTCATCGGATCGGGCGGCCAATCGACCCGAGACTTTTTCCAGTTCTGTTCCGACGATCCGGCCCGAAGCGGCGCCATCGCCTCTGGTCTTGCAACTCGAAACCGCGATCGCCTCGAAAAACCTGATCGAGCCAAAGAACGCCAGCGCCTGGGACTTCTATCAACAGATGACGTCCGACCCGGCCGCAGCGGCGGATGTGGCTCGATTGAAACCGCTGCTCTCAGAGGCGCTGGCGGTGCAGGGGCGAGCCATTGTCAGCGGTGACGTGCGCGGCGACAACATCTCCGACAAGGTGGATGACTTCAAGCGGGCCGGACAGATGCTCGCTCGCGCCCGAGCGCTGGCGCCTGATAACCGCGACGTGAGCGCGCTCGAGAAGCTCAGCGCGGCCGAGGCTCTGATAGCGTTGCAGTTTTTTGATGAAGCTGAACGGGCGTTGGGGCAGCTCCAGTCCACGAAGCTGGCTGCGGTCGAGAACGCGCTTGGGCTCGCGCTTCAAGGCAAGCTCGATACGTTCCGAGCCGAACGCGCGTTCAAGCGAGCGATCGAGCTTGATCCGAAATGGGCGGCTCCGCATTACAATCTCGCGATGCTTTATAGCAGCCAACAGAATCAGGCGTCGCTTGCTGAGTTTGAATCGGCCGCCTCGCTTGACTCAGGCAACGTGACCCTCGTAAGCG